One genomic window of Desulfotomaculum sp. includes the following:
- a CDS encoding cell division protein FtsH, whose amino-acid sequence MNRILKNLSIYLLILLVIIALLKYAQPQNVDVKTWRYDQFLDFVNQGQVQEVTIQAKDTTNLITGTKKDGVKFKTTGLKNDADLITLLSEKKVKFTTQEAPPPGLWTNILTGILPILIFVLLFFFMMQQTQGGGNRVMSFGKSRAKLHTDERKKVTFADVAGADEAKEELIELVEFLKSPKKFTELGARIPRGVLLFGAPGTGKTLLAKAVAGEAGVPFFSISGSDFVEMFVGVGASRVRDLFEQAKKNAPCIVFIDEIDAVGRQRGAGLGGGHDEREQTLNQLLVEMDGFSPNEGIIVIAATNRPDILDPALLRPGRFDREVTVDIPDITGRKEILKVHVKGKPLSDDVDLDILARRTPGFTGADLANLVNEAALLAARVGKKEIGMRELESSIERVIAGPEKKSKVISEKEKKLVSYHEAGHAVVGYLLPNTDPVHKVSIIPRGRAGGYTLLLPKEDRYYMTKSMLLDQVTMLLAGRVAEDLVLGEISTGAQNDLERSTEIVRRMIMEYGMSENLGPLTLGRKQETIFLGRDLARDRNYGEEVAAAIDKEVHRVVEINYNLAKEILKKHINALHLTANTLMEKETLEAEEFDALMKQAGEEENKA is encoded by the coding sequence TTGAACAGGATTCTCAAGAACCTCAGTATTTATTTGCTAATCCTGTTGGTAATCATAGCTCTGCTTAAATACGCGCAGCCTCAAAACGTTGACGTAAAGACCTGGCGTTATGATCAGTTTCTTGATTTCGTAAATCAGGGGCAGGTACAGGAGGTTACTATCCAGGCCAAGGATACAACCAATTTAATTACCGGCACAAAAAAGGACGGCGTGAAGTTTAAAACAACCGGCTTAAAGAACGATGCCGATCTAATCACGCTCCTCTCGGAGAAAAAGGTCAAGTTTACCACGCAAGAAGCGCCTCCGCCGGGTTTATGGACAAATATCCTGACAGGTATTTTACCGATCCTCATCTTTGTCCTGCTCTTCTTTTTTATGATGCAGCAGACACAGGGCGGCGGCAACAGGGTGATGTCGTTTGGGAAGAGCAGGGCTAAGCTGCACACTGACGAAAGAAAAAAAGTTACTTTTGCAGATGTTGCCGGCGCCGATGAGGCAAAAGAAGAGCTTATCGAACTGGTTGAATTTCTGAAGAGCCCTAAAAAATTTACCGAGCTCGGAGCTCGTATCCCCAGGGGGGTGCTGCTCTTCGGCGCTCCCGGAACAGGAAAAACCCTTCTTGCCAAAGCTGTTGCCGGGGAGGCGGGAGTGCCTTTTTTCAGCATCAGCGGTTCCGATTTTGTAGAGATGTTCGTCGGCGTCGGAGCTTCACGGGTACGGGATCTGTTTGAACAGGCCAAGAAAAATGCTCCCTGTATCGTCTTTATTGATGAAATTGACGCGGTGGGCCGTCAGAGAGGGGCAGGCCTGGGAGGAGGGCATGACGAGAGGGAGCAGACCTTGAACCAGCTTCTCGTGGAAATGGATGGTTTCAGCCCCAATGAGGGGATTATTGTTATCGCGGCTACCAACAGGCCTGATATCCTGGATCCGGCTCTGCTGCGTCCCGGCAGGTTTGACCGGGAGGTAACCGTCGACATACCGGACATTACCGGACGCAAAGAAATTTTAAAGGTCCATGTCAAGGGCAAACCCCTAAGTGACGATGTAGACCTGGATATTCTGGCCAGGCGCACACCCGGCTTTACAGGAGCGGATCTGGCCAACCTGGTCAATGAAGCTGCTTTATTAGCTGCCCGCGTCGGTAAAAAAGAAATCGGCATGCGGGAGTTGGAAAGCTCTATTGAGCGTGTGATTGCAGGTCCCGAAAAAAAGTCCAAAGTCATCAGCGAGAAGGAGAAAAAGCTTGTCTCCTATCACGAGGCCGGGCATGCCGTGGTCGGATACCTGCTGCCAAATACTGATCCGGTACACAAAGTTTCCATCATACCGAGAGGCCGCGCAGGAGGCTACACGCTGCTTCTGCCCAAGGAAGACCGTTATTATATGACAAAATCCATGCTGCTTGATCAGGTGACTATGCTTCTTGCCGGCAGGGTCGCCGAGGATCTTGTTCTGGGGGAGATCAGCACCGGCGCACAGAATGATTTGGAGCGTTCTACCGAGATTGTCCGGCGAATGATTATGGAATACGGAATGAGTGAAAACCTTGGCCCTCTGACTCTGGGCCGCAAGCAGGAAACAATATTCCTGGGCCGTGACCTGGCGCGGGACCGCAACTACGGAGAAGAAGTTGCGGCCGCAATCGACAAGGAAGTGCACAGGGTTGTGGAAATTAACTATAACCTGGCTAAGGAAATTTTGAAGAAGCATATCAATGCCCTGCATTTGACAGCCAATACTTTAATGGAAAAAGAGACGCTGGAAGCCGAAGAGTTTGACGCCCTGATGAAACAGGCCGGGGAGGAAGAAAACAAGGCTTAA
- the tilS gene encoding tRNA lysidine(34) synthetase TilS, producing the protein MLIEKMGMLKPGDKVLIGVSGGPDSIALLHVLWVLKDDLQIVPVVAHLNHQLRGEEAEEDARSVREFSKKLELPCYIEEADVKSYHKNSGLSLQEACREIRFSFFGQLAGKLGAGRVALGHHADDQAETILLNFLRGAGISGLKGISYVRGLFIRPLLEIRRKEIEEYCLQQQLPVRQDSSNLKPVYTRNRIRLNLLPLLEREYNPQIIQTLVQLGNLCSEEDSYLEELALINLGKIKVNGKNGTVVLDNNMLRALSAPLCRRVLRLAWNEVTGKTKELSYHHVEKLMELLHKKAGGRVMILPRGIRALKTNNVLQFFREAEPVPVLPYRRPLIVPGVTYVPEIDLCIQAEIIDIKDAPPFSEISPNEALLDYNLIKYPLYVRRRLEGDVFSPFGLGGTLKLKKFLIDSKIARYKRDRIPLVVSGDDIVWVGGLRLSRDWKVSGGTVSCLYLQILGSSATMA; encoded by the coding sequence TTGCTGATCGAGAAAATGGGAATGCTAAAACCCGGAGACAAGGTTTTAATCGGTGTCTCCGGGGGGCCTGATTCAATCGCCTTGCTGCACGTTTTGTGGGTTTTGAAGGATGACTTGCAGATAGTCCCGGTCGTCGCCCACCTGAACCATCAGCTCCGGGGCGAGGAGGCGGAAGAGGACGCCCGTTCGGTCAGGGAGTTTTCAAAAAAATTGGAGCTGCCCTGTTATATAGAAGAAGCTGATGTGAAAAGCTATCATAAAAACTCGGGTTTATCTCTTCAGGAGGCGTGCAGGGAAATTCGTTTTTCTTTCTTCGGACAGCTTGCCGGCAAGTTGGGCGCCGGCAGGGTAGCCCTGGGACATCACGCGGACGATCAGGCGGAAACGATCCTTCTCAACTTTCTGCGCGGCGCCGGCATAAGCGGCTTAAAAGGCATTTCTTATGTACGCGGCCTGTTTATCCGCCCGCTCCTGGAAATACGCCGCAAGGAAATAGAAGAATATTGCCTTCAGCAACAGTTGCCTGTCAGGCAGGACAGCTCGAATCTGAAACCTGTTTATACCCGGAATCGTATTCGCTTGAATTTGCTGCCTTTGCTGGAACGCGAATATAACCCTCAAATAATCCAGACGCTGGTGCAGTTGGGCAATCTTTGCAGCGAAGAGGATTCTTACCTTGAGGAACTGGCCCTGATTAATCTGGGAAAAATAAAAGTAAACGGGAAGAACGGTACGGTTGTTTTAGATAATAATATGCTGCGAGCCTTATCTGCCCCGCTCTGCCGGCGCGTGTTGCGTCTGGCCTGGAATGAGGTAACCGGAAAGACGAAGGAACTTTCTTACCACCATGTCGAAAAACTGATGGAATTATTGCACAAAAAAGCCGGCGGGCGGGTTATGATTCTTCCAAGGGGAATCCGTGCGCTGAAGACTAACAATGTTCTGCAGTTTTTCCGGGAAGCGGAACCGGTTCCCGTACTTCCCTACAGGCGCCCTTTAATTGTACCCGGTGTGACTTATGTTCCCGAAATAGATCTTTGTATTCAAGCGGAAATAATCGACATCAAGGATGCCCCGCCGTTTTCCGAAATATCTCCCAATGAAGCCCTGCTCGATTATAACCTTATTAAATACCCCCTCTATGTGCGCAGACGTTTGGAAGGGGATGTTTTTTCTCCTTTTGGGCTGGGCGGGACGCTGAAGCTTAAAAAGTTTTTAATTGACAGCAAGATAGCCCGTTATAAACGGGACAGGATTCCATTGGTGGTCAGCGGGGACGATATTGTCTGGGTTGGCGGCCTGCGTTTATCCCGGGACTGGAAAGTTTCCGGCGGGACTGTCAGCTGTCTTTATCTTCAGATTCTGGGAAGCTCCGCAACAATGGCATAA